One genomic segment of Ricinus communis isolate WT05 ecotype wild-type chromosome 5, ASM1957865v1, whole genome shotgun sequence includes these proteins:
- the LOC8283434 gene encoding CSC1-like protein HYP1 isoform X2, whose translation MILSALLTSVGINLGLCFLFFTLYSILKKQPSNRYVYAPRLVRSQKSNQQLQGNEFDLERLLPSAGWVTRAWQLTDDHLISISGLDALVFARIFYFGLRVFAFGGIVGIFVLLPVNYLGNQLNRDNFYDLPNKSLDSFSISNVDDGSNWLWMHFSAAYVFTGVVCYLLYYEYNYIFSKRIACFYSSKPQPHQFTILVRGIPSLSARSFSEVVESFFTQNHPSTYLSHSMIHQTSKIRGLIDDAEKLYRRLAHVKTENHLRQHFKRDGFLGLFGKKVNIVDHYEKKLENLEDNVRMKQRSLAGEKVPAAFVSFKSRFGAAVALHIQQGVNPTEWVTEQAPEPQDVHWSFFSASFLRRWIYKTVVSQLITGYLPSLILQLFLFFVPPLMILFSSMQGYISLSQIEKSACTKVLCFTLWNIFLANVLSGSAFYMVNVFLEPKKIPEVLAEAVPAQASFFISYVVTSGWTSLSSELFRLIPLICSFIKRLCARKDGDKFEVPSIPYHSEIPTALFFVLLGITYFFLAPLILPFLLIYFCLGYIIFRNQLLNVYAPKYETSGKFWPIVHYSTVFSLILMHVIAIGTFGLKKLPLASSLTIPLPVLTLLFNEYCRKRFLPIFKAYPTECLVTKDKEDENEPSMAEFYDKLVSAYHDPALMPIQYPRNVDRQSSPLLHSEV comes from the exons atgatactTTCAGCACTGTTAACATCCGTAGGAATCAATCTTGGACTCTGTTTCTTGTTCTTTACTCTCTACTCTATACTTAAAAAACAACCTTCAAATCGTTACGTTTACGCTCCTCGTTTAGTTCGTAGTCAGAAATCTAATCAACAGTTACAGGGAAATGAATTCGACTTAGAAAGACTGTTACCTTCTGCTGGTTGGGTGACAAGAGCTTGGCAGCTCACTGATGATCACCTCATTTCGATTTCTGGATTGGATGCTCTTGTTTTTGCAcgcattttttattttgg CTTGAGGGTGTTTGCATTTGGTGGGATTGTTGGGATATTTGTTCTTCTTCCAGTTAATTATTTAGGGAATCAGCTTAATCGcgataatttttatgatttaccAAACAAGTCTTTGGATTCTTTTAGTATTTCCAATGTTGATGATGGCTCAAACTG GTTATGGATGCACTTTTCTGCTGCATATGTTTTTACAGGAGTTGTCTGCTATCTTCTTTATTAT GAGTACAACTACATTTTCTCAAAAAGAATTGCTTGCTTCTACTCATCCAAACCTCAACCACATCAGTTTACCATACTAGTCCGTGGCATCCCTTCCTTGTCTGCTAGAAGCTTTAGTGAAGTTGTTGAGAGCTTCTTCACACAGAATCACCCTTCTACTTATCTTTCACACTCAATGATTCATCAAACAAGCAAAATTCGAGGTCTCATT GATGATGCAGAGAAGCTGTATAGAAGGCTTGCACACGTTAAAACAGAAAATCATTTGCGGCAGCATTTTAAACGTGATGGCTTTTTGGGACTCTTtggaaaaaaagtaaatattgtAGACCACTACGAGAAGAAATTGGAAAATTTGGAAGATAATGTGAGAATGAAGCAACGTTCCTTGGCAGGAGAG AAAGTCCCAGCTGCTTTTGTGTCATTCAAGTCACGTTTTGGTGCTGCAGTAGCTCTACACATCCAACAGGGGGTCAATCCCACAGAGTGGGTGACTGAGCAAGCTCCTGAGCCTCAAGATGTACACTGGTCTTTCTTTTCTGCGTCATTCCTAAGAAGATGGATCTACAA AACTGTTGTCAGTCAACTGATTACAGGATATCTGCCTAGTCTCATTCTTCAGTTGTTCCTATTTTTCGTGCCGCCATtgatgatattattttcttctatgcAAGGGTACATTTCCTTAAGTCAAATAGAAAAAAGTGCTTGTACCAAGGTGTTATGCTTTACTCTATGGAACATCTTTTTGGCAAATGTACTTTCAGGATCAGCTTTCTATATGGTCAATGTCTTCCTTGAGCCTAAAAAGATTCCCGAGGTACTAGCCGAAGCTGTTCCAGCTCAG GCTTCATTCTTCATTTCATATGTTGTGACATCTGGATGGACGAGTCTGTCATCGGAACTCTTTCGGCTGATTCCTCTAATATGCAGTTTTATAAAAAGACTATGCGCCAGAAAGGATGGTGACAAATTTGAAGTCCCATCAATTCCATACCACAGTGAAATTCCCACTGCTCTCTTCTTTGTACTTCTTGGTATAACATATTTTTTCCTTGCTCCATTGATTTTGCCGTTTCTCCTGATTTACTTCTGCCTGGGATACATCATCTTCCGCAACCAG ctATTGAATGTATATGCACCTAAGTATGAAACAAGTGGGAAGTTTTGGCCAATAGTGCACTATTCTACGGTTTTTTCCCTGATACTGATGCACGTCATTGCAATTGGAACATTTGGCCTTAAGAAGCTTCCTTTGGCTTCCAGTCTCACCATTCCCCTTCCAGTTCTAACACTTCTTTTCAACGAGTACTGCCGGAAAAGGTTTCTACCCATATTTAAAGCTTATCCTACTGAG TGCTTAGTAACGAAAGATAAAGAAGACGAGAATGAACCAAGTATGGCCGAGTTCTACGATAAATTAGTTTCTGCTTATCATGATCCAGCTTTGATGCCAATCCAATATCCCAGAAATGTCGACAGGCAAAGCTCCCCCCTTCTTCATTCTGAGGTTTGA
- the LOC8283434 gene encoding CSC1-like protein HYP1 isoform X1: MILSALLTSVGINLGLCFLFFTLYSILKKQPSNRYVYAPRLVRSQKSNQQLQGNEFDLERLLPSAGWVTRAWQLTDDHLISISGLDALVFARIFYFGLRVFAFGGIVGIFVLLPVNYLGNQLNRDNFYDLPNKSLDSFSISNVDDGSNWLWMHFSAAYVFTGVVCYLLYYEYNYIFSKRIACFYSSKPQPHQFTILVRGIPSLSARSFSEVVESFFTQNHPSTYLSHSMIHQTSKIRGLIDDAEKLYRRLAHVKTENHLRQHFKRDGFLGLFGKKVNIVDHYEKKLENLEDNVRMKQRSLAGEKVPAAFVSFKSRFGAAVALHIQQGVNPTEWVTEQAPEPQDVHWSFFSASFLRRWIYKLVAVFAFLILTILFLIPVLLVQGLANLYQLETWFPFLKGILSLTVVSQLITGYLPSLILQLFLFFVPPLMILFSSMQGYISLSQIEKSACTKVLCFTLWNIFLANVLSGSAFYMVNVFLEPKKIPEVLAEAVPAQASFFISYVVTSGWTSLSSELFRLIPLICSFIKRLCARKDGDKFEVPSIPYHSEIPTALFFVLLGITYFFLAPLILPFLLIYFCLGYIIFRNQLLNVYAPKYETSGKFWPIVHYSTVFSLILMHVIAIGTFGLKKLPLASSLTIPLPVLTLLFNEYCRKRFLPIFKAYPTECLVTKDKEDENEPSMAEFYDKLVSAYHDPALMPIQYPRNVDRQSSPLLHSEV, from the exons atgatactTTCAGCACTGTTAACATCCGTAGGAATCAATCTTGGACTCTGTTTCTTGTTCTTTACTCTCTACTCTATACTTAAAAAACAACCTTCAAATCGTTACGTTTACGCTCCTCGTTTAGTTCGTAGTCAGAAATCTAATCAACAGTTACAGGGAAATGAATTCGACTTAGAAAGACTGTTACCTTCTGCTGGTTGGGTGACAAGAGCTTGGCAGCTCACTGATGATCACCTCATTTCGATTTCTGGATTGGATGCTCTTGTTTTTGCAcgcattttttattttgg CTTGAGGGTGTTTGCATTTGGTGGGATTGTTGGGATATTTGTTCTTCTTCCAGTTAATTATTTAGGGAATCAGCTTAATCGcgataatttttatgatttaccAAACAAGTCTTTGGATTCTTTTAGTATTTCCAATGTTGATGATGGCTCAAACTG GTTATGGATGCACTTTTCTGCTGCATATGTTTTTACAGGAGTTGTCTGCTATCTTCTTTATTAT GAGTACAACTACATTTTCTCAAAAAGAATTGCTTGCTTCTACTCATCCAAACCTCAACCACATCAGTTTACCATACTAGTCCGTGGCATCCCTTCCTTGTCTGCTAGAAGCTTTAGTGAAGTTGTTGAGAGCTTCTTCACACAGAATCACCCTTCTACTTATCTTTCACACTCAATGATTCATCAAACAAGCAAAATTCGAGGTCTCATT GATGATGCAGAGAAGCTGTATAGAAGGCTTGCACACGTTAAAACAGAAAATCATTTGCGGCAGCATTTTAAACGTGATGGCTTTTTGGGACTCTTtggaaaaaaagtaaatattgtAGACCACTACGAGAAGAAATTGGAAAATTTGGAAGATAATGTGAGAATGAAGCAACGTTCCTTGGCAGGAGAG AAAGTCCCAGCTGCTTTTGTGTCATTCAAGTCACGTTTTGGTGCTGCAGTAGCTCTACACATCCAACAGGGGGTCAATCCCACAGAGTGGGTGACTGAGCAAGCTCCTGAGCCTCAAGATGTACACTGGTCTTTCTTTTCTGCGTCATTCCTAAGAAGATGGATCTACAAGTTGGTTGCAGTTTTCGCATTTCTAATTCTTACAATTTTGTTCCTTATCCCAGTTTTACTAGTACAAGGTCTTGCTAACCTATATCAGTTGGAGACCTGGTTTCCTTTCTTGAAAGGCATACTTAGTCT AACTGTTGTCAGTCAACTGATTACAGGATATCTGCCTAGTCTCATTCTTCAGTTGTTCCTATTTTTCGTGCCGCCATtgatgatattattttcttctatgcAAGGGTACATTTCCTTAAGTCAAATAGAAAAAAGTGCTTGTACCAAGGTGTTATGCTTTACTCTATGGAACATCTTTTTGGCAAATGTACTTTCAGGATCAGCTTTCTATATGGTCAATGTCTTCCTTGAGCCTAAAAAGATTCCCGAGGTACTAGCCGAAGCTGTTCCAGCTCAG GCTTCATTCTTCATTTCATATGTTGTGACATCTGGATGGACGAGTCTGTCATCGGAACTCTTTCGGCTGATTCCTCTAATATGCAGTTTTATAAAAAGACTATGCGCCAGAAAGGATGGTGACAAATTTGAAGTCCCATCAATTCCATACCACAGTGAAATTCCCACTGCTCTCTTCTTTGTACTTCTTGGTATAACATATTTTTTCCTTGCTCCATTGATTTTGCCGTTTCTCCTGATTTACTTCTGCCTGGGATACATCATCTTCCGCAACCAG ctATTGAATGTATATGCACCTAAGTATGAAACAAGTGGGAAGTTTTGGCCAATAGTGCACTATTCTACGGTTTTTTCCCTGATACTGATGCACGTCATTGCAATTGGAACATTTGGCCTTAAGAAGCTTCCTTTGGCTTCCAGTCTCACCATTCCCCTTCCAGTTCTAACACTTCTTTTCAACGAGTACTGCCGGAAAAGGTTTCTACCCATATTTAAAGCTTATCCTACTGAG TGCTTAGTAACGAAAGATAAAGAAGACGAGAATGAACCAAGTATGGCCGAGTTCTACGATAAATTAGTTTCTGCTTATCATGATCCAGCTTTGATGCCAATCCAATATCCCAGAAATGTCGACAGGCAAAGCTCCCCCCTTCTTCATTCTGAGGTTTGA
- the LOC8283435 gene encoding ethylene-responsive transcription factor ERN1, which yields MGRKRKSSETVDQDKNSSEGTMAWDEMVKEAAEAAALGGVRRARKRFVGVRQRPSGRWVAEIKDTIQKIRVWLGTFDTAEEAARAYDEAACLLRGANTRTNFWPCSPSSSTTPALPSKITNLLLQRLQARNNSSASVTTSLPNNEQEKPEVEEYRTEATNFLDTQFTDFLNDPEDYYAACNDNINGAIDYMTSSLESCLTEKEDSTSGGKEPEFDYNCGDYDITQPCSGDNGNNSGGEAEEDGEEEEEEEEGIDTGSLDFQFVDDHVESSCYYSAFDIAEEIEEPVEAENYGDDPSMLREAMKRMRYERKFSASLYAFNGIPECLRLKIGSGNVMARERSAQLTNLRNACNKKKEGRKAEVEVTEKKQEEKLQRSSEMGSSDSSSSLSNDGELSLWSSLDLPPICFVN from the coding sequence atggGGAGGAAGAGAAAGAGTAGTGAAACTGTTGATCAGGACAAAAACTCAAGTGAAGGAACAATGGCTTGGGATGAGATGGTGAAAGAAGCTGCTGAGGCAGCTGCATTAGGAGGTGTCAGGAGAGCTAGAAAAAGATTTGTTGGTGTCAGACAAAGGCCATCAGGAAGATGGGTTGCTGAGATTAAAGATACTATACAAAAAATAAGAGTGTGGCTGGGCACTTTTGATACTGCTGAAGAAGCTGCCAGAGCTTACGATGAAGCAGCATGCTTGCTTCGCGGTGCGAATACAAGAACAAATTTCTGGCCCTGTTCTCCGTCTTCTTCAACAACTCCTGCTCTTCCTTCAAAGATTActaatcttcttcttcaaagacTCCAAGCAAGGAACAATTCTTCAGCTTCTGTGACGACCTCTCTGCCTAATAATGAACAAGAAAAGCCAGAAGTTGAGGAATATAGAACAGAAGCAACAAATTTCTTAGACACCCAATTTACTGACTTCCTTAACGATCCTGAAGATTATTATGCTGCTTGTAATGATAATATAAATGGTGCTATTGATTACATGACAAGTAGTCTCGAGTCATGTTTAACAGAGAAAGAAGATAGCACTAGCGGAGGGAAAGAACCGGAGTTTGATTATAATTGCGGTGATTACGACATAACACAGCCTTGTAGTGGTGATAATGGTAATAACTCAGGAGGTGAAGCTGAAGAAGatggtgaagaagaagaagaagaagaagaagggatTGACACAGGGAGCCTGGATTTCCAATTTGTTGATGATCATGTTGAATCATCTTGTTACTACTCTGCTTTTGATATTGCTGAAGAGATTGAGGAGCCAGTTGAGGCAGAAAACTATGGAGATGATCCTTCAATGCTTAGAGAAGCAATGAAGAGAATGAGATATGAGAGGAAGTTCTCAGCTTCTCTTTATGCCTTCAATGGTATCCCGGAGTGCCTAAGGCTGAAGATTGGATCAGGAAATGTAATGGCAAGAGAAAGGTCTGCCCAATTAACAAATCTTCGAAACGCTTGTAACAAGAAGAAAGAGGGAAGGAAAGCAGAAGTAGAAGTGACGGAGAAGAAACAGGAGGAGAAGCTGCAAAGGTCAAGCGAAATGGGGTCTTCAgattcctcttcttctttgagcAATGATGGTGAATTGTCACTTTGGAGCTCACTTGATCTTCCACCAATCTGCTTTGTTAACTAA